The sequence TTTACTGTCCGTGTTCCATCAATGAGCTTCCATACAAAACTCCCCATTCCATCCAGTTGCAGTTTCTTCGTCGGGAGTTCAGCCTGATTTTTACTGAACTTTTGATGCAGGGATGTGAAAAATCGGCTAAGTGGAATGGGGTAGGTGAAGAGGATGTCGCCATTGTCCAGCTCCTGCCAGTGGATAGTTTCGCTTTGTCTGGGGATGCAGGCAAGGGACTCGGTTCGGCTGAGGGGCTTGGCTGGATTAGAGAGATTGGATTTCATAGCTCTTCAGGATGGTTGTGATCAGCCTGTTTGGAATAGGTTTTTTATCAAAAAAGAAGAGGCCGCTGAGGCGATCATGTTCTGGATGGTGGCGCAGGGTAACCCAGTGAAATGGTAGCTTGCGTTTGATCCGGTTGCGAATTTGTTGCAAAATCGATGGAAAGGAGCAGTGACTGACGTTTCCTTCCATATGCTGAGCATCTTCTTCGGAAATATCCAATTCTCCCAGGATATTCATAATCGTCAGCATGGACGACTTTTCCAAACGTTGCGAAGCTCCGGCCAGTCGGCAAAGGTGCATGGTGAGTCCCGAGTCAGCAAAAGAGAGGCGAGTGAGGCCGGCACCAAAATTATATCCGCTTAAGCTGAAACTACCGGGAAGAAGAATTTTGAAATCCTGGATTTCCCAGAGAATCCAGTCGCTTTTATTTTGCCTGTGGCAATGGATTGATTCAATGATCTCAGTCAAACACTGGTGGTTTTTGGTTGCAGGGATATCAAAGAAGTAAAGCAAAAGAGTGGTTCCACATTCTTTGCAGATCATGATCGCAGCCTTTGGTTCTCCTGAGTCATTGTCAGCAAGAAGTGTTAAAGCATATTTTTTTTGCAGTTTCTCCCAGTGGGGTGGCAATTCTTCCAGTACAGTCAATCCGGTTTCGGCAGCAATCTTATGAAGAGTGGCAGCATTGGAACGTTTATGGTGTCTTTTTCCGTTCTGCCAGCGCAGTTCAAGGACAGGGCGGAAATTTTCTTCAAAAAGGAGGTGAGTGGGCTTTGTGACGATAGGCTCCCATTGTGTGGGACACTTGAGAGTGATTGTGTTCCAGCCGATTGTGCGGCTGCTGCCATTGATGGAAGTAGTCACTTGAAATTATTGGGGAATTAGATATGTCCAGTTACTCTCTGCGCGCTGTTTGAGTTGTTCTTCCGTTGCTTTGTTAATGTTTTGACTACACTGTTTAGAAAAGCAGGCCTGTTCTCTGATGATATTATCAGGGTAGTACAATTTGACCATGTTCCCGGTATTTTCATTCGGATTTCTGGTGTTATGCTGGAGAATCAGGTGCACTCTGTTTTCGTTTTCATCTACAAATTTCCATTTCCAGATATGGAGAATACCAAAGGAATCTCCTTTCCATTCGCTTGGATCACCATATTTTTCCTTATACTTATCGAGCAGCAGATCAAAATATTTTTTACTGGAATCACTGTATTTTAACTTTATTCTTACGATCTCGCCGGGTTTTTCACAAATTGCATAGGAAATAATTCCTTTGTCAAATCCATGCCAGTCGTAAATTACAACTTCCTTGAGAAAATTTGAATTTTCGATGTCTGGATAGTCTGTAATATCACTGCCGAGGATAAAACCACCGATTGCACGCGGTGGCTTTTCGGATGAAAATGCCAGGGGAAGCAGCACAAGAAACTGTGAGAAAATGATACTTATGATGAAAAATTGCTTTATCACAAAAAAACCTCTATGAGGGGAAAAAAATTAATACTTCTGGCCCTTGTTTATATTACTCTGTATCATGTAATAATGCTTCATTCCAGATAATTTAGGTTCCGGTGTTCAATCGCAGGACGGATTCTATAATTACTTCCCATTTTGTCTTCGTAATATATGAAAAAAACGGCAAAAAAAAACAGTGTTCGCATTACGGAACGCTCTCTTTTTTACTGGATACTCCGGCGACATCGATCTACCCAACTGTTATTATTGTTAATTATTGTTGTCAGTCTGTTTTTTAAAGTATTTCCCCTCGAGATGCAGAAGCGTATTATCAATGAGGCCATTTACTTAAAAGAAATCCAGTTGTTGTATCTCTACTGTGGCCTTTATATTGGGGCAGTTACAGTTGCAGGGTTGCTTAAATATGGGATTAACATTCTTCAGGTATACATAGGCCAGAAAATTCTGGTGGAGATGCGTGAGGAGCTCTATCGTCATGTTTTGCAACTCCCCCTGCAGTTTTACCGAAAAATGCAACCAGGTACTGTTATTTCCGCAATGACAGCAGAGCTTAACGCCATCGGGTTCTTTCTTGGCGGCGCACTTGCCATCCCCATCACAAGTGTTTTAACCTTTGTTGTTTTTATCGGGTTTATGTTTAACCTGAATAAATGGCTTGCACTGTTGAGTATGGCGATTTATCCCTTTGAGCTTATTGTTCTCCCCTATCTGCAAAAAAAATATAACACTCTCAATACGGAGCGTGTGAAAACCACCCGATCAATGGCGAATGTGGTAAACGAAGCCATCTCCGGAATTCATGAAATTCATGGAAACACCAGTTACCAATTGGAGGGAAAAAAGCTATCCTCCTATATTGCTGAATTATATCGACTGGTAAAGAAATTATTTATTGTAAAATATGGTATCAAGTTCGCCAATAATTTTTTCCAGTCACTGGGGCCATTTGTTCTTTTTCTCGTAGGTGGATACATGGCCATTCATGGACAATTCACCCTCGGTGCTCTGGTCGCTTTTCTCTCGGCCTATGAAAAGGTATATGACCCCTGGAAGGAGCTCATTGAGTATTACCAGAGTTATCAGGATGCGCTGATCCGTTATCGTCAGATTATGCAGATTTTTGACTTTGAGCCACCTCATCTTATGCTGTTACCGGGGCGTGATCCTTTGGCACTGCAGGGTCAAATCAGCTTAAAGAATGTGACATATACTGTGCCTAGTGGAGTAAGGCTCCTTGAAAATATAAACCTTGAGATCAAGCCCAATGAGCAGATAGCTTTGGTTGGGTATTCGGGGTCGGGGAAGTCGACTCTTGCCTTGCTCATTGCACAACTGTATGACCCCAGCCAGGGGCGTATCGATTTTGATAAGAATTCACTTGAAGATCTCTCCAAAATGGATGTCGGCCATAATGTGGCAATGATAGCTCAGCAACCTTTTATCTTTTCCGGTACTATTCTCGACAATCTGCTTTATGGCGTTCAGGCAATTTCAGGCCAAAAGGAAATGCCCGAAAAATTGGTAATTCTTTCAGTAATCAAGAATGTTGGCCTTCAGGAAGACATTATCCGTTTTGGCCTTCAGGCAGTTCTCTCGATTGAGGAATGCCGTCCCTTCAGAGACAAATTTCTCCGTATGCGACAGATTATCCAGACGACTTTACGGGATGACTTTGAGTCTGCCATAGAATTTTATGATGTTGATAAATTTCTGTATTATTCAAGTATTCGGGACAATATCATTTTTGGTGACAGTTTGAGTGGTGAATTTACCGTTGAACGTTTACCGGGACATCTTCGCTTTGTCGGAGTACTTAATGAACTGAAGCTTGAGAAACCTCTTTTGACTCTGGGGTTTGCTATTGCCACCCAGACCGTTAATTTGTTGGCTAATTTTCAAGATGACGAGTTTTTCTTCCGGGATAATCCTATGGAGGTAAGTGAATTTCCAGTTTACAGTAAATTGCTTGGCCGTTTAAAAAGCCCACAGCCAAAAGATGAAGAGGCCCGTAGATTGTTGCTTATCCTGGCTCTTCGGTTTATTCCTAAGAAACATTCCATTATTTCGCTTCCTTCGGCTATGGAACAGAAAATTCTTCAGGCACGGCATCGTTTTCAAGAGACGGTTGTCGGTGTTGATATAGATCATTGTAAAAAACATGATGCCTGTACTCCGTGTAGTGTAATTCAAAAAAGTACTGAAAAAACTGGATTTATTCCATTTTGTCCCAGTGAGTATTTATATACTCGTACGCTCCTTGAAAATATTCTGTTTGGTGCCGTTAAATCTGAAGATGTTCTGGATGAGTATCTTCGGAAAATTGCTGCCGAAGCGTTTAAGGATGAAAAACTTCTCGACGAGGTTATGCATATCGGGCTTCAATTTGAAGTCGGAAGTAAAGGTGACCGATTGTCTGGAGGACAGAAGCAAAAACTTGCCATCGCCAGGGCATTTTTAAAGGACGCCCCGATTCTCATCATGGATGAGGCAACGGCGAGCCTCGACAATACTTCCCAGGCCGGTATTCAGGGTTTGCTGGAAAATGAATTCAAGGGTAAAAAAACCGTTGTTGCCGTGATCCATCGTCTGGATTTGACCCCGGCATATGATCGTATTATTGTATTGAAGGCTGGAAGGATAGTTGAACAGGGCACATATGATGAATTGATGGCATGCAAAGGAGATTTTTATGAACTCACTCGGGCAGAATCCTGATCCACCCGTGATCAATCAACTCACTTGTACCCAGGAATTCTTGAACAGATGCCCTCTTTTTTCCGGGGCACCAGCTGGTGTCGTGGGGCTTTTTGCTTACCTTGCCAAAAGGGAGGAATATCTGAAGGGCCAGGACATATTGACTCAGGGGAAGCATTGTGACCGGCTTTTTCTCATACTTTCAGGTAAGGTTGATATTTTCCAGAATCATTCTGGGCGACGTTTTCATTTACAGCTTCTTTGCGAAGATTCTATCAATTATTTTGGAGAACTTGCTCTTCTCGCTGAGTTTGACTGGTTTTTTTCTGCACGTGCCTGGACCGATGTGAAGCTGCTCACCATCAGTCGTGAAGCTTTCAGTAAAGTCATGGAGCGATACCCCGGATCCTACCAGAGCATGGTCCAGAAAATTATCAATCTCCGCATCAATCGTTTTGTTGACCAGCAACAGTATCTGATGGATCATATCTCTTCCGATGCCTGGCGGGAAGATCCGTCTCAAGAAATTTTTTCATAGAGGGAGTGTCATGTCAGCTAAAGTATCATTATTCTATGTTATTTTTATGTTTTTCGTTCTTGTGGCGCTGGATGGCTGTGTGTCCGTTTCTTCTTCCACCTTTGGCCTTCAAAAACGAATGGAAGTTGAACAACTTTTTGAATCCGGCACCCTTTTACCTGACCACACATATTACATTGACGGGTCAGAGGTTGAGCCCGATGCTATCATTGCTATTTCGAAAAAATTTCATCTGCAGACGAAGATCTGGACCAGGAGAGAATGGACAGCTGAAGAGTTCAAGAAGGCCGTTTTCTGGATGCAGACTGGAGAGTATGGTTTTTGCAACACTGAAGGGGGAGTGTTGATAGCACCCGATGGTCAACAGATAGGTTTCTGGTACTCAAAAAGGGATATTGGTACCATTCGACAACCAGCTCCTGGGACTGTTGAGGTGTTTCCATTTAAATTCAGACCTGGGTCTCCATGCAGTCGTCAAGACATGATTGATGATTTATGATACTAGTTCTGTTTCGGTCTCTCTTACCTACAATTCAACTCTTTGAGTTTACTCATGCCTGTATATTCTCTCTATTTTGCTCTGTTTTGGGTCCTGTTTACTGTTTCCCCGGTTCTTGCAGGAAATTCACAACATATTATTGAACAGATCAGTCACGACCTGGAGCAGACCACTGACCTGCAGGCAAAAAGCAGTTTACACATCTACCGGGCCAGACAATATGCCAAAATTAACAAATTTGAACTGGCCCTGGAGGATTATAATGATGCCCTGGAACTTACTCATAAGGGCTGGATTCATCTGGAGCGCAGTCATCTACTTCTTGCAGCGGGGAAATATGAATTAGCCTACGAAGATGCAAATGCGGCCAAGGAGGAGGTTCCGACGCTCACCAGGGAGGCTGATAAAGTTATTGAAAAGGCCGTGGCAGAAGTGAGGAGACAATATGAGGCAGAAAATCCCATTTCTATTGTAATGGACAGCAAGGTGAACCCATACAGAAAAACCCGTTTTGACCTGATGAAGAAACAGGGAGTGGGGATGTTTGCTGCCAGTTCTCAAAGAAGAGCCAATAGTGCTGCTGGAAAACATAAAGCTGTAACCAGACAGACAACGTCAAAGTGTGCTCCAAAAGCAAGGAGCTGACGTAGACGCTAGTAGCCCATAAGTTTATGGGCCATTCTGAGCTAAGATGAAGAGGAAGGATCAGTAGGCCATATGACCCAGTGATTTCATAATCAGTGCCAGCCCCATGGCAAACATCCCAGTCAGTCCCATACCGCAGGAAAATCCAGCAAGCAGCACAGGAGCATACTGCCGCCACATGGGACCATACCGTTTGAAAAAGAAATAGCGACCAAGAAATGCACCAAGTACCTCCAATATCAGACCATGGGGGGTAGACTGGCCAAGTCCCCGTACCACTCCATAGATAAGGAGGATGGGCAGGCCAAAGAGACTGAGGAGAAAATACATCAGCAGGCCGAAGCCAAGACCGGAAAAGACGGTGGTACTGTTGAGGGCCTGATAGAACATGGAGTTTCCCTCCATGGTGGATGTCTGCATCAGCAGGGTGTTCAGAGCCTGCAGGTGCCAGAGTTCCTGGGCATAGGGGTAGTGGCTCGATGGTATGGGGGCCAGTCTCCATATAAACTGGGAAAAGAGCAGGCTTGCCACCATAACAATGGGAAAAACCACAATTTCT comes from Desulfocapsa sulfexigens DSM 10523 and encodes:
- a CDS encoding cyclic nucleotide-binding domain-containing protein, yielding MNSLGQNPDPPVINQLTCTQEFLNRCPLFSGAPAGVVGLFAYLAKREEYLKGQDILTQGKHCDRLFLILSGKVDIFQNHSGRRFHLQLLCEDSINYFGELALLAEFDWFFSARAWTDVKLLTISREAFSKVMERYPGSYQSMVQKIINLRINRFVDQQQYLMDHISSDAWREDPSQEIFS
- a CDS encoding tetratricopeptide repeat protein, with protein sequence MPVYSLYFALFWVLFTVSPVLAGNSQHIIEQISHDLEQTTDLQAKSSLHIYRARQYAKINKFELALEDYNDALELTHKGWIHLERSHLLLAAGKYELAYEDANAAKEEVPTLTREADKVIEKAVAEVRRQYEAENPISIVMDSKVNPYRKTRFDLMKKQGVGMFAASSQRRANSAAGKHKAVTRQTTSKCAPKARS
- a CDS encoding PqqD family protein; amino-acid sequence: MKSNLSNPAKPLSRTESLACIPRQSETIHWQELDNGDILFTYPIPLSRFFTSLHQKFSKNQAELPTKKLQLDGMGSFVWKLIDGTRTVKDIIRIFAQDYNVTSQEAETAVAAFLKSLGQRGFIALYEPGE
- a CDS encoding ABC transporter ATP-binding protein/permease; this translates as MKKTAKKNSVRITERSLFYWILRRHRSTQLLLLLIIVVSLFFKVFPLEMQKRIINEAIYLKEIQLLYLYCGLYIGAVTVAGLLKYGINILQVYIGQKILVEMREELYRHVLQLPLQFYRKMQPGTVISAMTAELNAIGFFLGGALAIPITSVLTFVVFIGFMFNLNKWLALLSMAIYPFELIVLPYLQKKYNTLNTERVKTTRSMANVVNEAISGIHEIHGNTSYQLEGKKLSSYIAELYRLVKKLFIVKYGIKFANNFFQSLGPFVLFLVGGYMAIHGQFTLGALVAFLSAYEKVYDPWKELIEYYQSYQDALIRYRQIMQIFDFEPPHLMLLPGRDPLALQGQISLKNVTYTVPSGVRLLENINLEIKPNEQIALVGYSGSGKSTLALLIAQLYDPSQGRIDFDKNSLEDLSKMDVGHNVAMIAQQPFIFSGTILDNLLYGVQAISGQKEMPEKLVILSVIKNVGLQEDIIRFGLQAVLSIEECRPFRDKFLRMRQIIQTTLRDDFESAIEFYDVDKFLYYSSIRDNIIFGDSLSGEFTVERLPGHLRFVGVLNELKLEKPLLTLGFAIATQTVNLLANFQDDEFFFRDNPMEVSEFPVYSKLLGRLKSPQPKDEEARRLLLILALRFIPKKHSIISLPSAMEQKILQARHRFQETVVGVDIDHCKKHDACTPCSVIQKSTEKTGFIPFCPSEYLYTRTLLENILFGAVKSEDVLDEYLRKIAAEAFKDEKLLDEVMHIGLQFEVGSKGDRLSGGQKQKLAIARAFLKDAPILIMDEATASLDNTSQAGIQGLLENEFKGKKTVVAVIHRLDLTPAYDRIIVLKAGRIVEQGTYDELMACKGDFYELTRAES